The Tolypothrix sp. NIES-4075 DNA segment AATCTAAGCGTCTTAGCTACAATGTAATTGTAGTTAGCCATACAAAAATATGAACATTAAACTTCCTTTGAGTTATCAGGAAATTGTTGATGAAGTAGTTAATTTTACCGATTTACCCAGACAGGAAGTAGAACATAAAGTGTGGATGCAGGCTCTAGGTGAAGGGGTTGTGGTTCAAGACGCAAAGCATTTTGGAGTAACTCCCCATGAATATGACGACAAGATGGAACAACTCTATAAAGAAGGATATGGATTAATAATTGAGACTATGGTTTTTTGGGCATCACATGAAAGACAGCTTTGGATTCAACAAGCGATTGAAAGGATTCGCTTATACGCCCAAAAAAATAATCGCCCACTTGATGAATTAGCAATTCTCATGTTAGGTGACGGCACCGGCAATGATTCTTTAGAACTTGTGAGAAACAACTTTAAAATTAACTATTTCGACATTCCTGGAAGTAAAACATACGAATTTGCTACAAAGCGGTTTGCCCATTACGATTTGATAGGCGATTCTCCAAAGGAGACGCTTCTCTACGAGAGGCTCCGCCAACGCGATCGCGTAAATCTTATCTCTGACTATAATTATTGTCTGACATCTCAGTATGATGTTGTACTTTCTTTTGAAGTTTTAGAACATTTGACTGACCCCGTTGCCGCTATTAGAGATATTAACTTAATGCTGAAACCTGACGGCATCGCAATTATTACAGAAGCATTTTCTGCTGTTTCTGATAATTTTCCTACTCATTTAAAATCAAACTTAAAATTTGTTAATCAGACACCTTTTTTATTTTTACAAAATAAAATGTTAATGACTTGGTATAGTCAAAAATCATTTTTTAAATTTAAACCAATGGAGTTTGTTAAAAAAGAAAAAATCTCACTTCCAGATTTTATCTCTCTTTTGAAAGATGCGAAAATAAGCCGACCATACTTAAATAATAAAATAAGAAAATTATTCGCTTTTGGTTCTTGATATCTGGCAAATCATACATATTGTAGAGACGTTCCGTCGGAACGTCTCTACGACGGCTGCCCCTAGCTTATTCTTCAGTTTCCAATCGGTGGAGCAAGAGCAGCACGCGGAATTCCACCACCACCAAGACTGTCTGCTGTATTGTTATCGACAATTTGCAACGCTTGAAATAGCTTCATAAAGTCGTCGTGAAACTGTCCGCTTGTACCCTCGAAATCATAGCCGAAGGTGTTGCGAAACTCATCCAAAACTCCTCTCTCCACTGCGAGGTAATGAGCGTCCCAACCGGCATCGTCAACAACATAAGCACCGTAATCTTGCAAGGCATGAAATAGTTTTTTCGCAGCAGGTGTTTGCAAGTTAAGACTTTCTTCGGTTTCGCTGGGAAGAATTGCTAAAAGCGCTCCTTGCATAAGCGCGGGGTTTTTACCATGATACTGCTTGGCAGCATTGGCATCTGCACGATCTGCGGGCCAGCGATGCCCAGGATTTTCCTTTGAGTAATAAAGATATTTTTCTCCCCAAAGAAGAACTTTTAATACATGACGAATAGGCTGATTGCTGGTGAGTTCACCTTTGCGAACAGAACCACCAATAGCAGAAAGACCAGAACCAAAATGCGCTCCCCCTATTCCCTCTCCGTAAATATCAATGTTGGGATAACGCCAACCATAAATTGAACCTCCATGTTGACAACGAGCCAGGGGTTCAAGCTGCACTAAGGTTTTACCGTCTGGCATGAGAAACGCACTCCCATTGTTGGGTGTGCTAAAGGGCTTAGTCGTGGCATCTGGAATAATTAAATCGTCTGGAATGGGCAGTGACATTTCCACAGGTTTAGTGCCTGTACAGCGCCCTTCACCCCAAGCACCAGGAACATAAACTGGACGGTAGGGATCGTCTGCTTTGAGTTTGTAGAAATACTCTTGGTCTACCCCACCATAAGCTGCCTTGTCGATTCCAGCAGGTATGTATTGGGCATTTGAGCCTATGGGCATATTCCAAGGCGATGTGGATGAAAAGGGTTGGAGAAACTTATCTCGTGTGGGAGTTTGGCTGGGAGTTGGCACACAGCCCAGAACAAGAGTGACAATTACACTAGCTATGAATATCAGTAAAGTAGATAGCTGCAACCGCCTGGTTAAAAAGGGAAAAAAGCTCATGAAATAGTCTATCTTGTGTTTCCAGAACCCAATGTATTTGGTAGCACACTGAATGTCATGAGCATTTATCTGGATTGCTTATGTACTTGCTTCTGTGTATTTACACCAGTGCCCAAAGCGGCTTTATCCCTTGAAAGCTTTGCTATGAGCGGTAAACCGCTCACTACCACAGAGTATTATTTCATCTCAATTTTGTCTTCAAAACTTCAGATACATTCTGCAACAATATCTCGCGCACCGAGTCCAAATTGTTTGATGATGATTCAGTTAAAGACCTTGTTTTCAACTGATTCGGATCGGACTTTTCAGTAGATAGAGTTTTTGCTAATTGCTGATAAAGCTTTGGATTTGTAGTAATATGAAAAGCTAACTCTTGTCCTACCTCTTTCAATCGTTGTGGTAATTGAGTTTCTGTTGTTTGTAACAGTTCCGCCAGAGTAGCTTGCAGTTTATTGTTATTTCCAGCTACTCCGATAAAATTAGCTTTTGGTTGACTGTCGGATAGTTGGTTTTCAAACAGATGGGCGAAAGTTTCTAGCCTTCCGCTGTCTATAGCTGGATGTTGTTGTAAGGCTTGCGCTGGTGCAAAATTAGTGCGACTAACATTATCAGGTAATGGTGCAGCAAGAACTTTCTCTGCATTGACAATTCCTGCACCAAATTTATCCGGCTTCCATGTCGGGAACTTTTCGCAACTATCGCGCAGAATCTGATTAAAGATAAAAGGAATCTTTTCGGCTCCGTAGCGCTTAATTAATTGCTCTCGTCCATGATACGACAGCCATAAAGCCGCTACACCCGCAACTAGTGGCGCAGAAAATGAAGTCCCAGAGCCTTGAAGTATATTATATCTAAGTTCATTATCTATTTTCTCGACTTTCGCATACCAAACTTTCTCAGCAGGTGCGGTAACATCAACTTGAGGTCCTTGGGATGCACCCGACCAAATCTGACGCAGTACATTGCTACCAGTTACAGCAATCACCTCATCATAGGCAGCGGGCCAAACTACGTAGGGGACATAAGTGCCAGATGCTGCTACTATAATTACGCCTCGTTTTTGAGCATAAATTATCGCACTCCGCAAACGCTGGTTAAAAAAACCAGTCCCCAAGCTGATTGACAAAACATGGATATTATTATCTGCCGCATACTCGATCGCCTCAGCCAGATTTTGCACGCTCAGTAATACCACTGAATACGAAACCCGCAGAGGTACTAGTTTTGCTCCGGGTGCAACTCCCGTAACAGCTTTACCACTGAGATAATTGCCTTGCGCTCCTTTAGGACTGATGGCTATACTTGCTGTTGATGTACCGTGACCGGGATTATTTATTACTTCACCAAAAGGTCTTTCTAATTCATCTTTTGGGTCTTTATCTTTCTTAAGAAAATCGTAGCCTTTCGCCAAAAGCAAATTACGAATAATTTCTGGATGTTCTGAATAACCTGTATCCGGCAACCCGATAATAATATCATGTCCTGGTGGGAGCTTCTCTTCAGGGAAAAAGCGCGACCATGCCTCAAAAACTCGAACTTGTTTAAGACCCCATTCTACATCATTGCTTTGTTCTTCTATTTGACCCTGAGTGTCACCTATCGGTTCTGATTGCAAATTATCAGGTAGGGGAACCGCAAACAATGGCTGTGCATCCACCACTCCTGGTTGCGATCGCAACTTGTATGATTTATCCCAAGCATCCTTTACCGATAAAACTTTCTTCTTGAGGGTGACTTGAAACTCAGTGTGATTGTCACCAAGAGACTTCACCTGACCATCTAAACCAAAAGCTTCGGTAACAATTTCCTGGACTTTTTGCTTTTGTCCCGGCATTACCATTTGAATAAAAAAGCCTTCAAACTTAGGATTTAAATTATTTGTGTTGTTTAGGCGATCGCTATCCATAAAACTCACCTCTATACTTACTCTAAATCTTACAAGCTATCGCCAACCCTACCCATCAAAAAAACTCTGCGACCCT contains these protein-coding regions:
- a CDS encoding class I SAM-dependent methyltransferase; this translates as MNIKLPLSYQEIVDEVVNFTDLPRQEVEHKVWMQALGEGVVVQDAKHFGVTPHEYDDKMEQLYKEGYGLIIETMVFWASHERQLWIQQAIERIRLYAQKNNRPLDELAILMLGDGTGNDSLELVRNNFKINYFDIPGSKTYEFATKRFAHYDLIGDSPKETLLYERLRQRDRVNLISDYNYCLTSQYDVVLSFEVLEHLTDPVAAIRDINLMLKPDGIAIITEAFSAVSDNFPTHLKSNLKFVNQTPFLFLQNKMLMTWYSQKSFFKFKPMEFVKKEKISLPDFISLLKDAKISRPYLNNKIRKLFAFGS
- a CDS encoding S8 family peptidase codes for the protein MDSDRLNNTNNLNPKFEGFFIQMVMPGQKQKVQEIVTEAFGLDGQVKSLGDNHTEFQVTLKKKVLSVKDAWDKSYKLRSQPGVVDAQPLFAVPLPDNLQSEPIGDTQGQIEEQSNDVEWGLKQVRVFEAWSRFFPEEKLPPGHDIIIGLPDTGYSEHPEIIRNLLLAKGYDFLKKDKDPKDELERPFGEVINNPGHGTSTASIAISPKGAQGNYLSGKAVTGVAPGAKLVPLRVSYSVVLLSVQNLAEAIEYAADNNIHVLSISLGTGFFNQRLRSAIIYAQKRGVIIVAASGTYVPYVVWPAAYDEVIAVTGSNVLRQIWSGASQGPQVDVTAPAEKVWYAKVEKIDNELRYNILQGSGTSFSAPLVAGVAALWLSYHGREQLIKRYGAEKIPFIFNQILRDSCEKFPTWKPDKFGAGIVNAEKVLAAPLPDNVSRTNFAPAQALQQHPAIDSGRLETFAHLFENQLSDSQPKANFIGVAGNNNKLQATLAELLQTTETQLPQRLKEVGQELAFHITTNPKLYQQLAKTLSTEKSDPNQLKTRSLTESSSNNLDSVREILLQNVSEVLKTKLR